A region of Rhodamnia argentea isolate NSW1041297 chromosome 9, ASM2092103v1, whole genome shotgun sequence DNA encodes the following proteins:
- the LOC115752971 gene encoding probable cinnamyl alcohol dehydrogenase 1 produces the protein MTSDKVMTMSTNCRGWAARDDSGLLSPYEFERRPVGGDDVSVKITHCGVCYADVAYTRNKRNSTVYPVVPGHEIVGIVQEVGDKVSKFKIGDHVGVGTFVDSCRECECCEVRHEEHCSKATVTINGTCKDGPITKGGYSSFIVVHERYCYKIPEKYPLALAAPLLCAGITVYNPMIHHKMNQPGKSLGVVGLGGLGHMAVKFAKAFGLNVTVFSTSTSKKDDALNLLKADKFVLSSDTEQMSALSKSLDFIIDTASEDHPLDLYMSLLKIGGVLALVGIPCKELKLSPLSLLMGTRSISGSAVGGTERTQEMLEFCAKHEIHPEIEVIPIQYANEALERIQKDDVKYRFVIDIENSLE, from the exons atgacttcAGACAAAGTAATGACGATGAGCACGAACTGCCGTGGATGGGCTGCGAGAGACGACTCAGGACTGCTCTCTCCTTATGAATTCGAACGCAG ACCGGTTGGAGGCGATGACGTTTCAGTGAAGATCACTCATTGCGGCGTTTGCTATGCCGATGTAGCTTACACTCGCAACAAGAGAAATAGTACTGTGTATCCTGTGGTCCCGGG GCATGAGATCGTGGGGATTGTACAAGAAGTGGGTGATAAGGTTAGTAAGTTCAAGATCGGAGACCATGTGGGCGTTGGAACCTTCGTCGATTCATGCAGAGAGTGCGAGTGCTGTGAAGTTCGCCATGAAGAGCATTGTTCCAAAGCAACTGTAACGATTAATGGCACTTGTAAGGACGGTCCCATCACCAAGGGAGGATATTCTAGTTTCATAGTTGTCCATGAGAG GTATTGCTACAAGATCCCTGAGAAGTATCCTCTAGCTCTCGCTGCACCTTTACTATGTGCTGGAATAACGGTATATAATCCGATGATCCATCACAAGATGAATCAGCCTGGTAAGTCGCTAGGGGTGGTTGGCCTTGGTGGGCTCGGTCATATGGCTGTGAAGTTCGCCAAGGCTTTCGGATTGAACGTCACTGTCTTCAGCACAAGCACCTCCAAGAAAGATGATGCGCTGAATCTGTTGAAAGCAGACAAGTTCGTGCTCTCATCGGACACCGAACAAATGAGC GCTCTGTCGAAATCTCTAGACTTCATAATCGACACTGCATCAGAAGATCACCCTTTGGATCTATACATGTCATTGCTTAAGATAGGAGGAGTTTTGGCTTTGGTGGGCATTCCATGCAAGGAATTGAAACTTAGTCCACTGAGTCTTCTCATGG GAACGAGGAGCATCTCCGGAAGCGCGGTCGGCGGTACGGAGCGAACGCAGGAGATGCTCGAGTTTTGCGCCAAACATGAGATACATCCAGAGATTGAAGTAATTCCTATTCAGTATGCGAATGAAGCTCTTGAGAGGATCCAAAAGGATGACGTGAAATACCGCTTTGTGATAGACATTGAGAACTCCTTGGAGTGA